The proteins below are encoded in one region of Engystomops pustulosus chromosome 8, aEngPut4.maternal, whole genome shotgun sequence:
- the LOC140076185 gene encoding uncharacterized protein, whose product MTLVPGTPRMVSTDRLRYFVELILLLTSSFDVGYEDNWSSEEHLTSSNITADDCGITQDTCIEHNSRTDLPSDLHCNNLSSDPITLCPINSDLSQMNSQERSHHRSAEHLTDATRKTFSCSEHGKNVTVNWNLTHQNIHSGEQPFSCSENGKCFIERKNLVQHERNHTGEKPFSCSECGKYFNRKTHLIHHERTHTGEKPFSCSECGKCFIKKSNLVIHERVHTGEKPFSCSKCGKCFTHKSSLVKHERIHTGEKPFSCSECGKYFADKSSLVQHERIHTGEKPFSCSECGKRFNWKTNLVQHERIHTGEKSFSCSECGKCFTHKLSLVQHERIHTGEKPFSCAECGKCFSQKTNLVKHERIHTGEKPFSCSECGKCFIKKSNLVIHERVHTGEKPFSCSKCGKCFTHKSSLVKHERIHTGEKPFSCSECGKYFADKSSLVQHERIHTGEKPFSCSECGKRFNWKTNLVQHERIHTGEKSFSCSECGKCFTHKLSLVQHERIHTGEKPFSCAECGKCFSQKTSLVQHERIHTGEKPFSCSECGKCFTQKTRLVQHERIHTGEKPFSSL is encoded by the exons atgacgctggtgcCAGGGACCCCCAGAATGGTAAGTACTGACAGACTTCGATACTTTGTGGAACTGATCCTTCTTCTGACCTCTTCTTTTGATGTTGGAT ATGAAGATAActggagctcagaggaacatctgacatCTTCAAatattacagctgatgattgtgggatcacacaagatacATGTATAGAACACAACAGCAGAACGGATTTACCCTCAGACCTTCATTGCAACAATCTATCATCTGATCCAATTACATTATGTCCTATAAATTCTGATTTATCACAGATGAACAGTCAAGAAAGAAGCCACCACAGATCAGCCGAGCATCTAACAGATGCAACCAGGaaaacattttcatgttctgaacatGGGAAAAATGTTACTGTTAATTGGAATCTCACACATCAGAACATTCACTCAGGGGAGCAGCCTTTTTCATGTTcagaaaatggaaaatgttttattgaaCGAAAAAATCTTGTTCAACATGAGAgaaatcacacaggggagaaaccgttttcatgttcagaatgtggaaaatattttaatCGGAAAACACACCTTATTCATcacgagagaactcacacaggggagaagccgttttcatgttcagaatgtggcaaatgttttattaagaaatcaaatcttgtgATACATGAAAGAGTtcatacaggggagaagccgttttcatgttcaaaatgtggaaaatgttttactcataaatcaagtcttgttaagcatgagagaattcacacaggggagaaaccgttttcatgttcagaatgtggaaaatattttgctgataaatcaagtcttgttcagcatgagagaattcacacaggggagaaaccgttttcatgttcagaatgtggaaaacgtTTTAATTGGAAAACAAatcttgttcagcatgagagaattcacacaggagagaagtcattttcatgttcagaatgtggaaaatgttttactcataaattaagtcttgttcagcatgagagaattcacacaggggagaaaccgttttcatgtgcagaatgtggcaaatgtttttctcaaaaaacaa ACCTTgtgaaacatgagagaattcacacaggggagaagccgttttcatgttcagaatgtggcaaatgttttattaagaaatcaaatcttgtgATACATGAAAGAGTtcatacaggggagaagccgttttcatgttcaaaatgtggaaaatgttttactcataaatcaagtcttgttaagcatgagagaattcacacaggggagaaaccgttttcatgttcagaatgtggaaaatattttgctgataaatcaagtcttgttcagcatgagagaattcacacaggggagaaaccgttttcatgttcagaatgtggaaaacgtTTTAATTGGAAAACAAatcttgttcagcatgagagaattcacacaggagagaagtcattttcatgttcagaatgtggaaaatgttttactcataaattaagtcttgttcagcatgagagaattcacacaggggagaaaccgttttcatgtgcagaatgtggcaaatgtttttctcaaaaaacaagtcttgttcagcatgagagaattcacacaggggagaaaccgttttcatgttcagaatgtggcaaatgttttactcaaaaaacacgtcttgttcagcatgagagaattcacacaggggagaaaccgttttcaagTCTTTAA